Proteins from a single region of Corynebacterium casei LMG S-19264:
- a CDS encoding amidohydrolase encodes MNQSNSISQLLASHSADLDWQREFYEDLHRHPELSHHEERTASKIEAKLAEFDCELVTGIGGFGIAAIFRSPDEGPTVLMRADFDALPVVEQTGVDFASMNGNMHACGHDMHATALLGACAIINSLRGKWSGTFIALFQPAEETSDGAKRMLADGLISLIPRPDVCLAQHIMPGPAGQVQTAAGPIMAGCDSIRIRIAGRSAHASMPDKSIDPTLIAAMIVVRLQAIVGREVPPGEFFVISVGELHSGDKNNIIPDSAELVLNTRYYDPALAERVYAALHRVVEAECAASASPAQPTFEYFAHGEVTDNDPATAIAVRATFDDVFSDNVIDAKPSTASEDFCYLPQAWGVPYYFWLVGSTPEELLDNPPVNHQSNFIPDFEPTCHSSTQAGAAAVLSFLAKA; translated from the coding sequence ATGAATCAGTCGAATTCTATTTCTCAACTCCTAGCTTCTCACAGTGCCGACCTGGATTGGCAGCGTGAATTTTATGAGGATCTTCACCGTCATCCAGAGCTGAGCCACCACGAGGAGCGCACAGCGTCGAAGATTGAGGCGAAGCTGGCGGAGTTTGATTGTGAACTGGTCACCGGTATCGGTGGCTTTGGCATTGCTGCTATTTTCCGTTCTCCTGATGAGGGTCCAACGGTGTTGATGCGCGCTGATTTTGATGCCCTTCCGGTAGTTGAACAGACTGGGGTGGATTTCGCCTCAATGAATGGCAATATGCATGCGTGTGGTCATGACATGCACGCAACCGCACTGTTGGGCGCCTGCGCAATAATTAATTCCTTGCGTGGTAAGTGGTCAGGAACGTTCATCGCGTTGTTCCAGCCGGCAGAGGAGACTTCGGATGGCGCAAAGCGCATGCTTGCCGATGGCCTCATTAGCCTCATCCCCCGCCCCGATGTCTGCTTGGCGCAGCACATCATGCCCGGCCCAGCTGGCCAGGTGCAGACCGCCGCGGGCCCAATTATGGCCGGCTGTGATTCTATTCGCATTCGCATTGCGGGCCGCTCTGCGCATGCCTCCATGCCTGATAAATCCATCGATCCGACACTGATTGCAGCGATGATCGTGGTGCGCTTGCAAGCGATTGTGGGCCGCGAGGTTCCTCCCGGTGAATTCTTTGTCATCTCCGTCGGCGAATTACATTCCGGCGATAAGAACAACATCATTCCCGACTCCGCAGAGCTGGTTCTCAACACGCGCTACTACGATCCCGCGTTGGCCGAGCGCGTATACGCAGCGTTGCACCGCGTGGTGGAGGCGGAATGTGCGGCATCGGCAAGCCCTGCGCAACCTACCTTTGAGTACTTTGCCCACGGCGAAGTTACTGACAACGACCCTGCCACGGCCATAGCCGTGCGTGCAACCTTCGACGATGTCTTTAGCGACAATGTCATCGATGCCAAGCCCTCAACTGCCTCCGAGGACTTCTGCTACCTCCCGCAGGCCTGGGGCGTGCCCTATTACTTCTGGCTCGTCGGCTCCACTCCGGAAGAACTGCTGGACAACCCACCGGTCAACCACCAATCCAACTTCATCCCGGATTTCGAGCCAACCTGCCACTCCTCCACCCAAGCTGGCGCCGCTGCAGTCTTAAGCTTCTTGGCCAAAGCCTAA
- a CDS encoding glycerate kinase, translating to MLIVVAPDSFKSTATASEAARGIAQGVAEVLPDATIKQLPMADGGEGTAEVVAQTLAASKSSPAVEKVEIPSTDARGRLISASYFLHEKTAYIDVAAASGLPAVEDDKDALHADSYGTGVLIADAESRGATHIVLGLGGSATVDGGMGIITALGGAPMDDRGYPLPKGGAPLVMLDSIDTAQLNIKAAGLKFTLLGDTTCPPLHAASMYGPQKGASDQYVPLLTGALMKLCEVTGIDVEREGFGAAGATPVGMTWLSALLYGSESNIELQPGAQFVAELLGLRAALEEAQAAGEQALIITGEGAFDEQSLTGKVVGTIADIADASGASLGIVAGRLDSPVPEGALSAQLSQNGRMHDQLKEAGRAIAEGLRGASR from the coding sequence ATGCTCATTGTTGTCGCCCCAGATTCGTTCAAATCCACAGCCACCGCCTCCGAGGCGGCCCGCGGTATCGCTCAAGGTGTCGCAGAGGTGCTTCCCGATGCCACCATCAAGCAGCTGCCGATGGCCGACGGCGGCGAGGGCACCGCTGAAGTAGTCGCGCAGACTTTAGCAGCGTCGAAGTCATCCCCCGCAGTTGAGAAGGTTGAGATTCCCTCCACTGACGCGCGCGGAAGACTGATTTCTGCGTCTTATTTCCTGCATGAAAAGACTGCCTACATTGATGTTGCTGCAGCGTCGGGTTTGCCCGCCGTGGAAGACGACAAGGACGCCCTGCATGCCGATTCCTACGGCACGGGAGTATTGATTGCGGACGCCGAATCTCGCGGGGCAACCCACATTGTTTTGGGCCTGGGCGGTTCGGCCACCGTGGACGGCGGTATGGGAATTATCACTGCTTTGGGCGGTGCCCCGATGGATGATCGCGGCTATCCGCTGCCCAAAGGCGGCGCCCCTTTGGTCATGTTGGATTCCATTGATACGGCACAGCTCAACATAAAGGCGGCGGGTCTGAAGTTCACTTTGTTGGGTGATACCACCTGCCCGCCATTGCATGCAGCCAGCATGTACGGCCCACAAAAGGGCGCCTCGGATCAGTATGTTCCACTGCTCACCGGTGCGCTGATGAAACTGTGTGAGGTCACGGGCATCGACGTGGAACGCGAGGGTTTTGGTGCCGCAGGTGCGACTCCTGTCGGCATGACCTGGTTGTCAGCACTACTTTACGGCTCTGAGTCCAACATTGAGTTGCAGCCCGGCGCGCAGTTTGTAGCAGAACTGCTTGGGCTGCGGGCCGCGCTCGAAGAAGCACAGGCCGCAGGCGAGCAGGCATTGATTATTACCGGCGAGGGCGCCTTTGATGAGCAGTCTCTCACCGGCAAGGTCGTGGGCACCATCGCGGATATCGCTGACGCTTCAGGCGCAAGCCTCGGCATCGTCGCCGGACGCTTGGACTCCCCAGTTCCCGAAGGTGCACTATCCGCGCAGTTGTCACAAAACGGCCGGATGCACGATCAGCTCAAAGAAGCTGGCCGTGCAATCGCGGAAGGCCTCAGAGGCGCATCGCGGTAA
- the gdhA gene encoding NADP-specific glutamate dehydrogenase has product MTVDNTISEYYDKLLKRNAGEPEFHQAVSEVLDSLKVVLGKDPHYADYGLVERLCEPERQLIFRVPWIDDNGQVRVNRGFRVQFNSALGPYKGGLRFHPSVNLGIIKFLGFEQIFKNSLTGLPIGGGKGGSDFDPKGKSELEIMCFCQSFMTELHRHIGEYRDVPAGDIGVGGREIGYLFGQYRRLANQHESGVLTGKGLTWGGSLVRTEATGYGTVYLVAEMMRTHGESLSGAKVIVSGSGNVAIYAAAKAQEHGATVVAMSDSSGYIYTPDGVDVDLLKDIKENRRERINTYAEEAGVKFVEGGNIWEVEADVALPCATQNELDGESAELLKKNGVRYVAEGANMPSTPDAVHVFQSANIAFAPGKAANAGGVATSALEMQQNASRDSWSFAYTDERLKQIMTRIFVNISTTASEYDREGDYVAGANIAGFKKVADAMLAQGVI; this is encoded by the coding sequence GTGACCGTAGATAACACGATTTCTGAGTATTACGACAAGCTTCTCAAGCGCAATGCCGGAGAACCAGAATTCCACCAAGCAGTCTCAGAAGTCTTGGACTCGCTCAAGGTTGTTTTGGGAAAAGACCCTCACTACGCTGATTACGGCCTGGTGGAGCGTCTGTGTGAACCAGAACGCCAGCTCATCTTCCGCGTTCCTTGGATCGATGACAACGGCCAGGTCCGCGTAAACCGCGGCTTCCGCGTGCAATTCAATTCCGCACTCGGCCCATACAAGGGTGGCCTGCGCTTCCACCCATCCGTCAATCTTGGCATCATCAAGTTCTTGGGCTTTGAGCAGATTTTCAAGAACTCTCTGACCGGTCTTCCAATCGGCGGCGGCAAGGGCGGCTCCGACTTCGACCCAAAGGGTAAGTCTGAGCTGGAAATCATGTGCTTCTGCCAATCCTTCATGACTGAGCTGCATCGCCACATCGGCGAGTACCGCGACGTGCCTGCCGGCGATATCGGCGTTGGCGGCCGCGAAATCGGCTACCTCTTTGGCCAATACCGTCGTCTTGCCAACCAGCATGAGTCCGGTGTTCTCACCGGCAAGGGTCTGACCTGGGGCGGTTCCTTGGTTCGTACCGAGGCAACCGGCTACGGCACCGTCTACCTGGTAGCTGAAATGATGCGCACCCACGGTGAATCTCTTAGCGGCGCGAAGGTCATTGTTTCCGGCTCTGGCAACGTTGCAATCTACGCTGCGGCGAAGGCTCAGGAACACGGTGCGACCGTGGTGGCAATGTCTGACTCTTCTGGCTATATCTACACCCCAGACGGTGTTGACGTAGACCTGTTGAAGGACATCAAGGAAAACCGTCGTGAGCGCATCAACACCTACGCCGAGGAAGCTGGCGTGAAGTTCGTTGAGGGTGGAAACATCTGGGAAGTTGAAGCAGACGTTGCTCTTCCTTGTGCGACCCAGAACGAGCTCGACGGCGAATCTGCTGAGCTGCTGAAGAAGAACGGTGTTCGCTACGTAGCTGAAGGTGCGAACATGCCAAGCACCCCAGATGCAGTTCACGTCTTCCAGTCCGCAAACATCGCATTTGCTCCGGGTAAGGCAGCAAACGCCGGCGGCGTTGCAACCTCCGCGCTGGAAATGCAGCAGAACGCATCACGCGATTCCTGGTCCTTCGCGTACACCGATGAGCGTCTGAAGCAGATTATGACCCGCATTTTCGTCAACATCTCCACCACGGCATCTGAATACGACCGTGAAGGTGACTACGTTGCTGGCGCAAACATCGCTGGCTTCAAGAAGGTTGCAGATGCCATGCTCGCGCAGGGTGTCATCTAA
- a CDS encoding DivIVA domain-containing protein has translation MYRVFESMDQLVNHLEQAMGVPMTSNCMVPRNEMLALLDEMRNAIPVELDDAQDVLDNQDEIIRAAEERASQTIADAEAQADETIGRAEADSQAMIDDANHRATTAIGQAQDKAASIVEGARAEAERTVAKGNESYERSVAEGHAEQERLVSESEVVRRANEEANRIVDSAHSESNRLRNECDEFVDSKLGEFEESLTGILRTVNSDRAALRRGAGASGSRAARGGYSSYERE, from the coding sequence ATGTACCGCGTATTTGAAAGCATGGATCAGCTGGTCAACCACCTCGAACAGGCCATGGGTGTTCCCATGACCTCCAACTGCATGGTGCCACGAAATGAAATGTTGGCACTGCTCGATGAAATGCGTAATGCCATTCCTGTAGAACTGGATGACGCACAAGACGTTCTGGATAACCAGGACGAAATTATCCGTGCGGCAGAAGAGCGCGCATCACAAACTATTGCTGATGCTGAAGCACAGGCTGATGAAACCATCGGCCGCGCTGAGGCTGATTCCCAGGCGATGATTGATGACGCGAACCACCGCGCAACCACCGCCATCGGTCAGGCTCAGGATAAGGCTGCAAGCATTGTTGAAGGCGCACGTGCCGAGGCAGAGCGCACCGTTGCCAAGGGCAACGAGTCTTATGAGCGTTCCGTTGCAGAAGGCCACGCTGAGCAAGAGCGTCTGGTCTCTGAGTCTGAGGTTGTTCGCCGCGCCAATGAAGAAGCCAACCGCATTGTTGACTCCGCACACTCAGAATCCAATCGTCTGCGCAATGAGTGCGATGAATTTGTGGATTCCAAGCTTGGTGAATTCGAAGAGTCACTAACTGGCATCTTGCGAACCGTAAATTCTGACCGCGCAGCGCTGCGCCGTGGTGCTGGCGCTTCCGGTAGCCGTGCTGCCCGCGGCGGTTACTCCTCTTACGAGCGCGAGTAA
- a CDS encoding YceD family protein, which translates to MNSPLKFNVAQLLRANTFEQREQTGPAPERIGLEMIAVPKGSEITVNADLTPLGEGLMVDARITGTLDGECARCLKPLQRPFDLQVNQVFAISEGFITGDPADEEDDVPSVVGDEIDLLQTVIDEAGVVLPFAPTCEGGCDINTPEGVEVGVSGEEEERVDPRWSGLEKFL; encoded by the coding sequence ATGAACTCTCCACTGAAATTCAACGTGGCACAACTGTTGCGTGCCAACACTTTTGAACAACGCGAACAGACTGGTCCCGCGCCCGAGCGCATTGGCTTGGAAATGATTGCGGTTCCAAAGGGAAGCGAAATTACTGTTAACGCTGACCTGACCCCACTGGGTGAAGGACTAATGGTTGATGCACGTATCACCGGCACTTTGGACGGCGAATGTGCACGCTGCCTCAAGCCTTTGCAGCGCCCATTCGATCTCCAAGTCAACCAGGTCTTTGCCATCAGTGAAGGCTTCATCACTGGTGATCCCGCTGATGAAGAGGATGATGTTCCATCGGTAGTCGGCGATGAGATTGATTTGCTTCAGACCGTCATCGATGAAGCCGGAGTAGTCCTGCCTTTCGCACCAACGTGTGAGGGCGGCTGCGACATCAACACTCCAGAAGGCGTTGAAGTTGGCGTATCCGGGGAGGAAGAAGAGCGCGTTGATCCACGCTGGTCCGGCTTGGAGAAGTTCTTGTGA
- the rnc gene encoding ribonuclease III — MSRKKKISGEQALEEAYAAVDKAPLLKSLGVDINEHYLRLALTHRSFANEHGHLPNNERLEFLGDAVLGLSIAARLYEKFPMRPESDISKMRASIVSRYGLSDVAREIGLGAYILLGKGEHNSKGREKDSILSDTMEALFGAIYLQYEFETARGVILNLFAEKLEAAVSTSNHMDWKTTLQELCAERKMPMPEYTATSTGPEHDQLFSAQVFVEGQLLGEGMGPNKKQAEQHAAEKASLIIRVK; from the coding sequence GTGAGTAGGAAAAAGAAGATTAGCGGTGAGCAGGCCTTAGAAGAGGCCTACGCCGCGGTTGATAAGGCTCCGCTACTCAAGAGCTTGGGTGTGGATATCAACGAGCACTACCTGCGCTTGGCATTGACCCACCGTTCTTTCGCGAATGAGCATGGGCATCTGCCGAACAATGAGCGCCTTGAGTTCCTCGGCGACGCTGTTCTGGGTTTGTCGATTGCAGCCCGGCTGTATGAGAAGTTCCCAATGCGCCCCGAGTCTGACATTTCGAAGATGCGCGCATCCATCGTCTCCCGTTATGGGCTTTCTGACGTTGCGCGTGAAATCGGGCTCGGTGCCTACATTTTGCTGGGCAAAGGTGAGCATAACTCCAAGGGGCGTGAGAAGGATTCCATCCTTTCGGACACCATGGAGGCGCTGTTTGGCGCTATCTACCTGCAGTACGAATTTGAGACTGCGCGTGGCGTCATTTTGAACCTCTTTGCTGAGAAGCTGGAAGCTGCTGTGTCCACCAGTAACCACATGGACTGGAAGACCACCCTGCAGGAGCTGTGCGCGGAGCGCAAGATGCCGATGCCGGAGTACACCGCCACATCGACCGGTCCTGAGCATGATCAGTTGTTCTCCGCTCAGGTATTTGTCGAAGGGCAATTGCTCGGTGAAGGCATGGGCCCAAACAAGAAGCAGGCTGAGCAGCATGCTGCTGAAAAGGCTTCGCTGATCATTCGCGTGAAGTAG
- the mutM gene encoding bifunctional DNA-formamidopyrimidine glycosylase/DNA-(apurinic or apyrimidinic site) lyase: MPELPEVEVVRRGLEPHVVGRAFEAVEVLHPRANRGQDAPLGALLKGRVISGLARRGKYLWCELNGEDDVLFVHLGMSGQLRIGHTDSKHVRIRSHLTDGVDLSFIDQRTFGYWLAAPLSKIDHIGHDPLSPDFDIVAAARKLRTKKTHVKTALLDQTIASGIGNIYADEALWRAKVSPLRKANRLLQREAIAIYEAAAAVMTEALAQGGTSFDSLYVNVNGESGYFARSLHAYGRTDEPCDDCGTPIARVILNARSSHFCPACQY, encoded by the coding sequence ATGCCTGAGTTACCTGAAGTTGAAGTAGTCCGCCGTGGACTAGAACCTCACGTCGTTGGTCGTGCCTTCGAGGCAGTGGAGGTTCTACATCCGCGTGCGAATCGGGGACAGGACGCACCACTTGGTGCTCTCCTAAAAGGTCGCGTTATTAGCGGCCTTGCGCGTCGGGGTAAATACTTGTGGTGTGAGCTCAATGGGGAAGACGATGTCCTCTTCGTGCACCTAGGGATGTCGGGGCAACTTCGAATTGGTCATACTGATTCCAAGCACGTGCGCATCCGCAGCCATCTCACCGATGGGGTGGATCTAAGCTTTATTGACCAGCGCACTTTCGGCTATTGGCTCGCAGCACCCTTGTCAAAGATTGACCATATTGGCCACGATCCACTGAGCCCGGACTTCGATATTGTCGCCGCGGCGCGCAAGCTGCGGACCAAAAAGACACACGTGAAGACCGCGCTGCTGGACCAAACAATTGCCTCTGGTATCGGCAATATCTACGCCGATGAAGCACTGTGGCGTGCCAAAGTATCTCCACTGCGCAAAGCCAACCGCTTACTGCAACGCGAAGCCATCGCGATTTATGAGGCTGCCGCTGCTGTGATGACTGAGGCCCTCGCGCAGGGCGGCACCAGCTTTGACTCACTGTATGTCAATGTCAACGGTGAATCCGGGTACTTTGCCCGATCCTTACATGCCTACGGCCGCACCGATGAACCTTGCGACGACTGCGGAACTCCCATCGCTCGCGTCATCTTGAATGCGCGCTCCTCGCATTTTTGTCCTGCTTGCCAGTACTAG